AGGCCACGAAACGCAACACACTGACACTGGATCCAAAACAGTTACATGTAAACGGCTAACAATGAAAACGGAcgttaatttattttatatacacacatatacattttttatgttaGATCAACAGATTATTTAATCTTATTTATctattataataataacaaaactAATTGTAACAATAAACAGTTAAACATAAGGATTGGCCCCTTTAGTAAAGTTGGGGGGGTTACTTCATCAACTTAGCTTTGTGTAGCTAGTGATCCTGATTGTCTTACGCCAGCGTACGATTGTCTTGGAGTACTCTGTCTGTACTGAAGGACACAACTACAGTAACACACCAGCAACTGGAACAATTGTAGAGGAAGTATATTCAGACTGTCTTAGGCTTATAACTGCACCttggagagagtgaaggaaacTCCCAATGGAAAAACAGATGCCTCTTCCACTCAGACAGCAAGTGTGTAACTTAAGAATGGCAACCTATGGACTTAACACAAGGCCTGAGAGGACCCTACATCTCTCTGCTTCAGATAGATCTTCTTCTGAGTTGACTCTGCCTTTCAAAGGCGCTGCTTCAACCCAAAAGGTTCCTAGCCGATGGTCAGGCAGTAGAGTGGAGATGGTGGTGATGTGGAACAGGATGGTGGTTGAGGAGAGTCAATGGCTATGGAAGCATTGTGCTCAGTAGCTCTGAGCCACAGGTGCCCAGGAGGCGGTGAGCCTGGCGATGGAGCTTTCGAACTGGGCCTCGCCCACGCCTACACCCACCTCGCTAAGGCTGGGGTCGTACATGGAGGATGGTGAGGATACGGGCAGGGAGGAGGTCAGGCCTGTGTAGGAGGAGCCTCGCAGGAACTGGCTGGTCAGGCCACCAGCGATGGAACCAGAGGAGGAGCCGGAAGGAGTTAGGGCCGTCCCGGCAACAGACCACAGGCTGGGATACTGGCTGTAAggaagagcgtgagagagagagagagagagagagagagagagagagagagagagagagagagagagagagagagaggttaggttacaagttttttatttttttccaacCAGGAAGAAATCTGGGCCTAGTAAAGGTCTAGGCCTAGGGCCCAGAATTGTTCCTGATAAAATCATGTAGTCAGGAACATACTGAAAAATAAACAGTGATATcagaaacatatacagtatatgatcaaCTATGACCATGTGTTGCCATACCTGGAGTTGGATGTGGAGTTGCTGGTATGGGCCAGGGTTCCCATCCCAGTGGAGTTAGGGATCTGAAGGGCTGACCAGCTGTCATGGGTGGGCAGGGCTCCCGACGAGTTGTCCATGTAGTTGTCTAAACAATAAAGTACATAGAGAAATTACTAACAACGGTATACAAACATTTCTCTGATCAAAACAATGCATTTCCTTCAGGAGTAATTTCTCAAACATATTTTAACCAACATCTTAAAATCCATGAAACCCCCATGCTGTAATCTATACCTATGAGTCTGACTAGTGATCAGAATAAACAGTAAACAGTGCATTCACAGACCGCTGGGTTGGGTAGAGGAGGTTCTTACTTGAGCTGGAGGAGCGGTGTGGGTAGTGGCTGGGGTAGGGAGCGGCCCTGTGGCCCCTCAGGCTGGAGTACCTTTCACAGTAGGACCCCGAGGAGTGGCCAGGGGCCCCGCTGAACGGAGGGGGGCTGCTGCTGGGGCACATGGGACCGTTACCAGGTAGAAACCAACCACCaactggagggagagaagaaacaaAATGGTTTGGTTAATACACTTCCTTTTTTCATACTGTTCTCTATGTACAGTTTCCTTGGGGACATGGAAGGRCTTGAAAATAAcatgtatgatgatgatgataatgattttCTGAACGTTTAATAAAAGTGTGTTGGAAAATGATGTCACATATAATGACTTGGTTTGATTGTTGGAATTGAAACGGAGAGGTACAGAAAGAGCTTTTCTAATTTGGTTGGTGTTGTGAGACTTAAGAAAAGACTTACGTTGGGAATAACCAGACTGTTGACTGTCTCCACCATGGTCTGGCATGTCTTTATGGTCGCTTCTAAAATTGAAAACATAATACCAGAATTcgcacacaaaataaaataaatacaggaaAAGCGTTGTCATATTGCTGACACAATATCAGTCTCTTTCGCTTACCTTTCTTTGGCGTCGAGGAAAGCTTTAGCGAACGGATTGTGTTTGATCTTCAACGCAGTTATCTAGAAGGTACATGAACATGACAAGTACTATTATTTTCTTCCTTCATTGTAAGCAGAACACAATATAATGTTTATTATTGTGAACGAGGATTATCTCTGTGACTGTGTAATTAAGGCCACTGACCTCTTCGTTCTGGTAAGCAGTGACAGCGATGAACTGGGTCTCGGGGAAAGACTGGCTYCTGATCATCTTCTGGAGCCCTCCAACCTTCACTATGTGTATCCTGGGCTCATACTTATGCAGAGAGTTCAGCATAATCTAGATCGAAATTATACCTTATTTTAATAATATCACaataaagaattaaaaaaaaaacacacactcaaactgaaTAAGATAGAAATATGAGCCTACAGAGCCCTAACACAAAATTGTGAAGTTGACTTGCCATGAAATTAATAACGTTTTCCCKCAGAAAAGGCCTACTTTTGTAATTCAGCACAGCAGGGTAGAGCATCATTAGCTCTGAGAGAGCAGGGCAATATGACCWAGCCTACCAAGTTGATTTTAAAATGATTTACATAATAATGAATATGCATACTACAAATACGAACACAGAAGACGACAAAACAAATCGGGGCATTACCTGTCCTCCCCCGTTGAGTTTATTGGACAATTTGACTTTGCTAAATGAGACAGGCGCTTTCATCCAGTGCGCTCCGAAGTTAGGCGAGTCTGGGTGGATGTAGACGCAGCTAGGGCTCTGTGGCTCGGGCTTGCCACCGGGAACCCACTCGCCGTTCACGTACTTCCACCGGTTGTTGTCTGCAGCCACGAAGTCCAAGAGAACTGAGTACATAGCGTTGGGGTCCAAACCACTCACATTCGCTCTGAGCACTGGAAACATCCGCCTGTAGGTTAAAATAAagttgttaaataaaaatatagcctAAGCAAGCCCAAATATTATGTTATGTTAGCTCAGCCGTTGATCTTTATAAATTAATTATTTGACATATATATATTTGCATTAAAAAGGGTGCAATTTCTGGGCCCGTTACTTTATCCTAATAATAGGGTTTATAAGATTTGACGACCATTGCACTTTATACCTAATTTTTGACATGGTTTTCAAGTTGTAACAGTAAAGCATATATGGCCTATAGATATGGCATATAGCCTGGTCAATACCCTATAGACTATTCTGAAAGGCTGAACATGCCTGTTGCCGATCTAACCTGTGCGCATCAGTTACGTTAAGCTTCGTAGTCGTGCGTAAATGCGGGCTACGATTTCTCCAGATAAACTTTGCTTTCAGCTAGGCCGGCCAGCAGGCCTCGAAGGCCTCCTTTTGATCCGTAGCTAACAGCAAAAAACAACCATAGCCTACCTGCCAGTCTTGGTGACAATCATTTCGTTGGTTAGTTCTTTAAACTTGGTCCATAATTCTGCATCTTCTAGTCCCAGTTTAATATCCCTCTCTGAGGCGTCTCCTTTCTCGCTGCCCTTCTGAAACTCGCTCTCCACCACGCTCAGAAGGTGGTCCAGCCTCTGGTCGGAGTTTGAAGTCATATTTCCTATAGGATGAGTTCGTGTGGAGTTCCGCGAAATGTACCGTTAGAATAGGATTCACTGTTTCAAGATTAGTTTTGACAGGGAGATAAGTACTACTGGCTTCGGAGCCCAAGGCCTGATCATATAAGGCCCCCCAGGGACCACATGGGGACAAGGGCGTGGTGTTGCGTTGCGTTCTAGACCACGCCCCGATGGCCTAACGGTCTGGCTTCGAGCGTCTCTTCGATGTCCCCAATGCAAAATGGCCCATCATAACTGCGTCAATGCAAAATTAATAAATGTACCTATAGGCCTCTAGGTCCACTTTAAACTGTGTCATGTTTGAATAAGAATAACGTCTTCATTGCCCTTTCCTTTAGGTTTATAGCACTTCATGGCCGAGGcctatacattttctaaaattgtTTGGATATTCGTTTACTTTTGCATAGCCTAATACATTTTTGGATCTGTTCATATTTCATACATTTGTTACTTATTTTAAATGACCCTCTAACGAAAAAAATACACGTTAAAATGATATTAGGCCTTATTGccaaaaacatacaatatgtttatGGAATTAAAAATTGTTTATTAGTATCCTAGTCTATATCATCTATCTGTCAGATAGGAAAAAACATCGTTGGATGATTAGACCAAACTAATTTTTGAATATTTAAATAGAAACAAAAGAAAGGAAGAGACAGGGCAACCGGCTGCAGCCACGGTGCCTTTGAACTAAGTTGTATATTTGCGAATAATGCTAATCTTTTGTTGTCCCAAATACACACGTGAGAAATGTAGTGTTGACTGTTGCCAGGCCATTAGGCTGTTCCTCTGTTCCTGTACTGGGCGAAGTGTGGATAGCCCGGAGGTGACATCGGAGATCTGCATAATGGGGCCGCCTGTCTGTTTCTGATCTCACATCCACTCTCACTAACATCGAGGAAACATTTATTCGCACTTCATTGTAAAAGTATTAGACTTCTTTATCATTAAGATCGGGGATTGAGTTTATAGGGGATTAATAATTGTATCCTATACCAAATGATCTGCTTATGGACTTTTTTTTCTCATTCTGATACCATGCTCTTGAGCAATGTCTGTAGCCTAATGTCTTGTTGTATATATAGGCCTACTTAGAAATTCTATATTAATTATCATCATTTCATATTTTGTTCCAGTTTATTATCTTCTTAtccatttcatatttatttttttacatgtggTTTCCTGAAGATTACTCCAAATGTTACATGTTCATTTCAAGACAGGTGAGGCCTTGAACCTGTGTCCCTCCCTATAATGTCAGAAGATTTAGGAGGGAACTTGTGTGGCTAAAGTCTTTCCTGATGTATGAAGGTTATATTAGGTCTAACAGTTACCATTGATCCTGAGGGGAGGTAGAATACAGTgggtctgtgtgtttttgtgttcctgtctgctctgtctcagGCTCTGTGATGTACTTGGAATTGAGTGGGTTCTGTGGAGCGTGACTCCAGTTTACTACTCCACTTCCTGCAGCTCTACAGAGGTCGTAAATGTAAAGGGGTTCTCTCACACCTTTCCATCCCATATCATTCAACTGCCTCTTCCTTTTCCCCTCTTTATTTTGAggcctgagaagagagagagagaatttcacCACCAGCTACAAAATACAGGACTGTTCTCTATCCCGACCAGTCCCTCTGtctcagcctgaatttaaaatgtattacatttagatttttggtcattcacctacacacaataacccataatgtcaaagtggaattatgtttttagatttttttaaacaaattaataaaaaaagaaaagctgaaatgtattcaacccctttgttatggcaagtctaaataagttcaggagtaaaaatgtgcttaacaagtcacataatacattgcacgtatgcaataatagtgttgaacatgagttttgaatgactacctcatctctgtacccaacacatagaattatctgtaaggtccctcagttgagcagtgcacagtttcaaccacaaagaccagggaggttagccaatgcctcgcaaagggcacctattggtagatgggtagaattcttttttttttaagcagacattgaatatcccgttgagcatggtgaagttattaattacactttggttggtgtatcaatacacccagttactacaaagatacaggcatcctttctaatttagttgccagagaggaaggaaaccgctcagggatttcaccatgaggccaatggtgactttaaaacaattacagagttcaatgggtgtgataggagaaaacttgtgatggatcaacaacattgtagttactccacaatactaacctatttgacagataaataaaaaataaaaataaattatttcagtgaaaagaaggaaatctgtacagaatagaaaatattccaaaacctgcactctgtttgcaacaagacacaaAAGTAATATTTTCAAACATATCGGTGGCTGCAGcaggttatgggtatgtttgtaatcattaaggactggggagtttttcaggataaaaaaatgtatggaatggattaagcacaggcaaaatcctagaagaaaacctggttcagtctgctttccaccagacactgggagatgatttcacctttcagtaggacaataacctgaaacacaaggccaaatctacactggagttgcttacagttttgacttaaatctacttgaaaatctatggcaagacctgaaaatggttgtcttgcaatgatcaacaaccaatttgacagaacttgaagaattttgaaaagaaaaatgggcaaatgttgcacaatccaggtgtcaaaacaaagtattgactcaggggtgtgaatacttatataaatgacgtatttctgtatttaattttcaatacattagcaaacattttgaaaaacacgtttttacTTATTTTTGGTTCTAGGCCTATGTATTTAAATAACAACTTGGTGTTGAGTTGTACTGTTTGAATGCTGTTCTACTCAACCAACAATACATCTGAAACTAAGATTAATGTAATTCCTTCATTTGTAATGTGTACctcaatgttatttgtcaaatttGGTTTCCCATAATCTCTTTAGCCTGGTCTGTTGGTGACGTGAGGGTTAAACCATCCAGTGTCCTCAGGCATCAACACACACTCACCTAGGTGAGAAATATTACAGAGGCCTGGTGCTTCACAAAGGGACAGTTATAAGGCCAGGCATATTTTCCAGAGGACTTCGTCTTCGTCTTCGCTGGCCTAAATAAGTAAATACAGAGACGAGGATGAGTCAGCCCTGAGAAAGAAGAAACAACTCACtagccgcacgcacgcacacacacacacacacacacacacacacacacacacacacacacacacacacacacacacacacacacacacacacacacacacacacacacacacacacacacacacacacacacacaacacacacacacacacacaccacacacacacacacacacacccttaagtTTGATCTCTTGTGTCCTATGCACAATAACGTCTAATATCCTCACATTATTTCTATTTGAAGACACTTTACTATAAGTTAGTGTAAACACCATTGAATCCACTCTCCTTTATCACACAGATTTCAGACCCAGTGGTCCACTATCTCATCTCATATAGTATATCTGTTGTGACCACAGACTTAATTTTCCCATTTTGGTTTCATCCTCCCCTCTTTGTCTGTTTTCAGGATATAAGGTAACAGATATAACAGTACTGTAATAACATGACAGAACATGTTACTTCCCATGCCCCTGTCATTTCACCAGCCTCTTCAAGCTCCACCATAAAACTATCTGTCtgtgtttcctattttgtttatCACCGATAATCAAGGTGGGTTGAGTGGAGCGAGTGTTGGGTTTCTATTGGGGTCGTTGTATTCTATTTTAATGGTACTTTATTAGTGGCTGGTGTAACTGTGGCTCTGTGTGAATAAGCAAAGGTGTTGTTGTCCATAGGGACAGATAGTACCTGAGTGAAACACACCAATAGCACCTTCCCTTTCCCAAACCCAAACCTAACCCTCCTCCTACCCcttacccctcccccccccccctctctgatgTGGATTGAGCCAAAAGATGCGTCTGTCGCTTTTGAATTTCCGTTACAAGTTCAGAAATCTAAACTTTCCTTTTCAATCACTAAGGCATTTGAAAGGATAAAAAATAATTAGTCGGACAGTAATTGCCCCCTCTGCCCCCCTTAATACCAGCTCAACTAATACGCTATTGCTCAACTAATGCCAGCTCCAAGCATAATACCAGCTCAACTAATACCAGCTCAACACTAAATGCCAGCTCAATAATACCAGCTCAACAATACGCAGCTCAACTAAAGCCACGTCACATCCGCAACTAAGCCAGCTCAACTAATTCCAGCATCAACTAATACCCAGCGCCTCAACTAATGCCTCCGAGGACACCCTATCCTAAACAAAGGCCACCTCCACCAGTCCAGTCAAGACGCACCGTGAAGCTGGCCGCACCGAAGAGCAGAAGCGGCGACCGCAGCAAGCGGCGCCATAGCCACGCACGAGCGCAGAAAATCGTAGCTCCCAGCCGCACCGCACGCAACACGTGCCAAGCTACACCACATAACCCACTATCGCAAGTCCACGATAGCCGTCAGCTCCAGCCCTCCAGGTTCACACTGACTGGCGGTTATTTCTCCTCTTGTTTAGCTATACGGCAATCTAGTTTGTGCCCCACCCCAACTGATAAACTTTCATCCGTTGTGTCACAGCAGCTCAGCAGCTAATTAACAGACCCAATCGACATCAAAACCTTCACTGCCCAGGTACTCTTCGCAGCGACTACCGTCAGAATCAGTTACCGCCCTGCCCCTTTCATCCTAATGCCAAGGAGCGCCAACTGCGACGTCATACCTCAGACGTTCCTGCTAAGGACTCATCAGTCAATGGCCTCAACTAATGACGCACCAGCCTTCACACTTAATTTACCAGCACATCACCACCTATATAGGACGGTGCCCACGAGCTCACATGCACTCAATCGCTTACAGCCCCCAGCTCAGTTCACAGATCCGCATCAGCTGCATGTAGCGCTGCTCAGCTCACAGTGCTTCGCAGTCCGCCTGTACATTCCAAAGATGTCCAACCTTCCGGATCTCCACCTTCTGCATCATCCTCATTTTGGCTACACATACCTTTGCGGACGGAGAGTCTCATAGGACTTCTAATACTATGTCCTTTAGCCAAGGGTGCTAAACTCACTGCTGCAAATATCGCCCAGGGTCGAGCCAGACCCAATACTGGCCCGACCATGCCTGGTTTGTGTCTGACTGGCCGGTAGCTCCTGATCAATGGACTATGTACATGCCGCAGGATGCTTTACAATGTCGTCTGCATACTACTAATACCATGTGTTCGGACGTGCCTGGAACCGTCATCAACTGGAGAGTGGAAGGACCAGGACTGTCAATTATCTTTCCCCAGAAGTCTCAGCCTGCCCAGAGCCCCAGACCGGCACATTGTTCCACGCTTTTCCTCAGAACCAACATGCTCACACTTATGCCGCAGCTCAAACTAATGGCTTGCTCTAGTAGAATACGTCCAGGCACCAATGGGATTGTCTTCGATGCTCAAATCAGCACTAAAAAGGCAACGAGTAATACCAGTAGGACTCAAAAACGAGACAACACTGTAATAATACTAGAATAAAAAACGGCCTCAACATGAATGCCAGCTCAACTAAACTAAATGCCAGATAGAAACAGAGCCAGGTCTCAATCTAATCGCCTCAGCGAGAGACAGACCAAAACAGCATCATCTATGCTCTACCCAGGTGACCCGCCTCAACTAATGCCAGCTAACTAATACCAGCCTTTCAACTAATGCCAGCGCTCACTAATAACCAGTCTCAACtaataccagtctcaacgtatATTGCCTGCTACAACCACTAATTCACCAAGTTCCCAATCACTCTCAACTAATACCAGCTCCAACTCACATACCAGAGGTCTCACGCGAGCCCACCTAAGAATACAGCAATACCAGCTCACCATGAGCCCTACATGCCATCTCAAACTATTACCCCAGCCTCAAAACTAATACCAGCTATCAAACTGGGTGAAAAGCTTCCAACATTATAAGCCTAGCTCAACTAATTTGCCCCCATGCTAGGCTCAAGAATAACGCGTGTCCTCTGTTTATAATACCAAGTATCTCTCATATGCTGACTCATAACCGCCCTCAATTCGATCAAAATTACTAAATGCCCACAGCCATGAGCTATTTCCGATTCCCAATCCAATTCAGACCTTATTACACATTGCCTACCACGACATAATCCCGATGTCTCAACTAATACTGATCATAGGCTCCTAgctataataaaaataaaatactctCTAAAGAATATCACTTCAAACTTAAATGATAACATAAAAACACTGACTCAACTATCACACCAGTAACTTGCAGCATTAAAAATATCTTAATCTAACCCACGTATATGTATCCTTCACCTTGCTGGCCTCATctgacctttttttttttcttttttttcccctcGATACGGGCTCGCAAAAAAATTGGCACAAGTGAGTTCCCAAAATCCAATTAGACTATTACCAGGTTAGACAACACTACAACTCCCCATAGCACCCCTGCACCTTGCAATATCCATTAGATTTACTTCATGAGCGCCATACATTTTGGGGCATGAGAGAATAACTATGGTACCTTACGAATTCAAATGTGTTTATGGTCACCCCCCACGCAAAGAGTGGACTCCAACCATGAAACTGTTTTTTTGTTTAGCATTACAACTGGAATGAAAGTAGAGATCACATCTTGTTATGTTTAATGAGTCCCATCACACCATATAATAACCTCTCCCTTCCCAAACTCCCACAAGCAGCATCAAAACAACAAAGAACAGCATCTGTTCGATTCTTGCATTTGCAAGCATTCTGCAGACCTGTTCTCAGTTTCTCAAGGTGCCCAACTTCCTTAAGTCGCACCACAACAATAGACTTAAAAAATACATCACCCCGTGATGCACATTTTTGTTAAAACGTCAAAACTTCAATCTTCACTTATTTGCTGATTGATGGACATCTGGTCGCTGAGATTCATATAGAGCCCAGAAATACCACGTCTCTAACGCACTCAAGAATAGAAAAAGGATCTAAAAGCAAACGTATTAGCGGATAAAGCCATTGGTTAAAAGATGAAAAGAAACTGCGAGAACGTTGCTGAAAAAAAGGTTGTTAAGCGCAGTTGCAGCCTGAACGTGGTCTTGGTATCGACCAGGAAAGAAGCAGGAGAATATCCCCCACAAAATATGACAGCGATTTGCTACATTGCAACAAACACTTCACTGCCCCACTCCCCCCCTCTTCCCaaggcttgggcagtataccaCAGGAACGGAAAGTGTATTAGGAATGCCACAGGATGAATAATTTTATCAAATACCTTGAAacttttaaaaatataatataataattaaataaatgtctATCCTGCATCAGTTCAGGACTGAGCCAATCAACTAATTATTAGGTCACAAGCAATCGCAAGGGCCCAAGTCTCAAGGTCCAAGTCTCAGTCGAAGTCCGGTAGAACGGTTGAGTCTTGAAGTCAAGATCCAAGTCATGAGTTCTAAGAGCAGTTAGTCACgttttttgttatatatatacacacaggcaAATAATTGCTATTAGGCTACAACAACATTTTgattattaaatatatattaacaAAAATTCCCCAATGCAAGCTCTCATAAGTAAATTATCTAAATTGAAATGCTGAGGCGGCGACTAACATTTTTTTCAGGTTACCAAAATGTATCTGCAGGGATGGAAAAAAAGACATATATACCCTCAACTAATGCCAGCACTCAACTAACGCCCAGCTCAACAATAATACCAGCTCAACTAATACCAGCTCACTAATACCCAGCCCTCAACTAATACCAGCTCAACTAATTGCCAGCTCAACTAATACCGTCAATTAATACATACCAGCTCAACTAATACCACAGCTCAACTAATCAATACCAGCTCAACTAATACCAGCCCTTCAAACTAATACCAGCTCAACTTAATACCAGTCAACTAATACACAGCTAAACTAATAGCCACCACAGACTCAACTATACCAGCTCAACTAAATACCAGCTCTATAAGCTCAATAACCAGCATCACTAAACCAGCTCATAATACCAGCTCAAACTTAATAACCAGCTCAATTAATACCAAGACTCAACTAAAATCCAGCTCAACTAATGCCAGCTCAACTAAATACCAGCTCAACTAATACCAGACTCAACTAAATTGCCAGCTCAATAATACCAGCTCAACTAATACCAGCTCAACTAATGCCAGCTCAACTAATACCAGCCAACTAATGCCACGCTCA
This genomic window from Salvelinus sp. IW2-2015 linkage group LG30, ASM291031v2, whole genome shotgun sequence contains:
- the LOC111955095 gene encoding T-box transcription factor T-A, translating into MTSNSDQRLDHLLSVVESEFQKGSEKGDASERDIKLGLEDAELWTKFKELTNEMIVTKTGRRMFPVLRANVSGLDPNAMYSVLLDFVAADNNRWKYVNGEWVPGGKPEPQSPSCVYIHPDSPNFGAHWMKAPVSFSKVKLSNKLNGGGQIMLNSLHKYEPRIHIVKVGGLQKMIRSQSFPETQFIAVTAYQNEEITALKIKHNPFAKAFLDAKERSDHKDMPDHGGDSQQSGYSQLGGWFLPGNGPMCPSSSPPPFSGAPGHSSGSYCERYSSLRGHRAAPYPSHYPHRSSSSNNYMDNSSGALPTHDSWSALQIPNSTGMGTLAHTSNSTSNSSQYPSLWSVAGTALTPSGSSSGSIAGGLTSQFLRGSSYTGLTSSLPVSSPSSMYDPSLSEVGVGVGEAQFESSIARLTASWAPVAQSY